TCCATTACTGACTATATATTACAGACAAAGACACTCAGTATGGTCGGGGAGGCTGGGTTGTGAGAGGGGAGGTCACTCCGGGGAGATAATACATGCACATTAATCTCCAACTGCCTCAATGTCTTTAAAAATTACCCCCAACTCTACATTCGCCACAAATTTCAGATCATCGAAGATGTTATTCACAAATACGAGGACAAGAGGAGTTCTGTGGTGGCAGAGTGACCGGAGAGTACGGGAGAGGCAACTCAGTTGGGAAACTCTGTCGTCCTGGGTCACTTGGACAGTCTACAGTGGGATGACTGACACTACATGACTCAAGGACTTCATCACGGAGTACTCCACCGCGGAATCGATTACAACTCGGGCAGAAGGGAGACAAAAGTCTTTGAATTGTGATATATGGAAGTTCCAGCGAGAGGAGACCACTATTTTTTGAACCATCGAGTCTCCAATCAAATAAATGAGCATGGCCATGTCGTCAGTCCACGTGGACAACAGGAGGTCGGCCTCCTTTACAACCAAGTAAGCAAAGCGGGCCAAATTGGTTGATTTGTCTTTCAATCGGCGAAATAAGGAGGGGACTGTACAAATCAGAATATCGCATCCTCGGAGGACTTCCAGCTgccataattaattaaaactggACTTGGCTCTCCATGTCGCTCATTCCTCCAGTTAGGGTACAAAGTTTCGCTGAAGACTTATCTAGAATGTTCTCGAATGTTCTTTCGATGTCTTCCACTTTGGACCATTGGTGGGCCATGATTAGCAAAATTGGCTGAAATGTGATTATAATAATTACGCcatgcaaattttaaaaaatgctttgagGAGTTTGTTGCCAAATTGGGAAAGTAATTACAATGGGAAGGAACGTTTGTATCCCTACTAGGAAAATTCCAAGGCAGTTGcttaaaatggaaattttaaatgGTATTAATGCAGCAATAAGGGAGTACATTGATTCGTTGCCTATTGTGGATATTAATGTTATCACGGACATCATATATGCAGGACAGTGCACTTATGAGAACCTTACCAAGAGGGATAGTATTAAAAGTAATTGGGAAGACaacatgaaaggcaaacttaCCAAACTTAAAGAGCAACTTGAGCAAATTCGAATGGCTAGTCAAATGAAAGGGAAGAATCAGTTTGACGAAGATACACGCAATACCTTTTGTGCTTATGGGTTTAAGAAGTCAAAGAAGGGAGAATTCGAAAGAGTTATTTCCGTTGTGTGTGACCAAATCAAGATTATTGAGAAAAAGTTGAGAATTTATGAATCGAGAAAAGGATTTAGAAAGGCAAATTGGTGTTTCGAACTTAATAGAAGGCGATTCTATAGAAATATTAGTGGAGATAACAAGAAGGGGATGATTAATTTCGACGAAGATGAGTGCCTTTCTTTTTGGACTAGTATTTTGGATAAGGTTGAGCGAAGGGAGAAGAATTTTCTGGGTAGCAAAAAAGTAACTGGATCTGAGAATTCTTATGCTAATTTTACGGAAGAGGCAATTATTGATACTATCAAGATGCTTCCAAATTGGAAAGCGTCTGGTTGTGATGGAGTGTACAACTTTTTTATCAAAAACTTTACTTCAATCCATGAACACCCTTGTGCCGAAATTCAAAAGATTATTAATGATGAATATTTACCTGAGGAGTGGTTTTACACTGGGGTGACCTATCTCATTCCAAAAGTGGATGTATGTAATTCCCCAAAGGATTTAAGGCTGATCACGTGCATGCTGAATCTATATAAATTATTGACAAAATGTGTGAACAGGAAATTGTCAGAATATGTTGATTCATATGATTTAATAACTGAAAATCAGCTGGGAACAAGGAGAATGTGTCAAGGGGCAAAAGAACAAGCTAttgtcattcaatgtttaaatcaaaaaaatggaaacaatttATGTTCTACGTGGATTGATGTTAAAAAAGCCTTTGATTCGGTCGATCATGAATTTTTGGGCCAagtattgcaaaattctggtctCCCCTTCTGGATTATTAGATTTATTAATAATCTTATCACAAAATGGAAGATAAGGCTTAACTTAAACAATAATACTCtgggagaaattaaaataaagcGAGGAATTCTACAGGGAGATTCTCTTTCACCGCAGATCTTTGGTTTGTTAATGGACCCTCTAAGTCGATTGCTGAATGGAAAGTTTCCGAAAATAACGATGGGGACTCCAGGAAATGGGGAACCCACTTATGCAAATAATCACCTCCTCTTTATTGATGATATAAAACTGTTCTCTCACCATAGTGATtctatggttatgatgatggaaGAAGTGGATTTGTTTTTTGATGCAGCTGGGCTGGAGAGAAATTTTGAGAAATCCGCAACAAATGTGAAGTTATTATCTGGCAAAGCCCGGTTCCTTGATGGATTGGATGGATATCAATATTTGGGAGTCCTTGAGGATAAGAACAGTAATGTCCTTAAAGaagaaattatgaataaaatcaataaagaagTATCTACGAGTATTGAAAATTTGACAAAAACTGATTTAAACTCAGTTAACCTGTTTAAAGGGATAAATGAATATGCACTCTCACTTTATAACTATTACATTGGATTGACTGATGTGGAGCCTGGAGAATTTGAGCAGATTGATAAGAATATTCGCCGAATTCTTATGGACAGACGTATACATTtccaacacacaaacaaagaaagaTTGTATCTACCAAGAAATAAATTTGGAAGAGGCCTGGAGTCTGTCAGTAATAAAGCTGAACGGATGCTTCTCCAATTTTATAATGACTTAGAACATAAGACAAATTACTGCCTGAGAAGAGAAGGAATTCTACGGGTCATTAATTCAAAGAAAACCCACATGGCCACTATCGTAGAATTCATTTCCAGAAAGTACAACATTGAGATTGCAAAGGATTTGACAATGTCGACATTGATGAAAATACAGCATGAATATCTgcttaaagaaattgaaaagaagcagATTCACTCTATCTTATTTAAATGTCTAAAAGACACGGAAGTAAATGTTTGTGAATCTTCTGGATGGTTGGTTAATGGAAATCATTCCCCCATGACTGAAGGGAGACTGTGTCTACTTCAGGACCGCAACATGTTTTTtgataatggagaaaataagtgCACGCATTGTAACTCGGCAAGAAAAACAGTTGATCACCTTGCAACTATGTGCGGGAGAATGCTGAATAGCTCATATCTTAGACGGCATAACGAAGTAGTCAGATGTATTCACTTACATCTCTGTCGTAAATATGGAATAAGAAAAACTAAGAGACTAAAGACACACTCAGTTCAATCTGTTGTTAGCAATGAATTTGTGGAGATTCGTGTGGATACTACGATTAGTACGGATACAGCTGTGGCGAATAACAAACCTGATATATTTGTCCATGACAAAGTGAGGAATACAATCACCCTTATCGAAGTGGGGGTTACTTCGCAAAATTGCCTAAAGCAGGTCGAAGTTGAGAAGTTCCACAAATATGACTTATTGGCAAATGAACTTGAAGCAATTCATCACGCAAAAGTAAAAGTAATAATCCCTGTTATAATGACCTGGGATGGAATTGTCTCAAGATTTTTCAAGGGTCATCTTGATGTCCTCAagctggaagaaagagtgagagcatATATTCAGACAGTGGTTCTGAGGAAGACATTGGAGAGCATGCAGGCTGAAGAGAGGCATGGTATATCGATACCTAGTGAGGAGAAAGCTGAAACGGAATGTCAACCAAGGGCAGCCTCAGAATGTGGAGTGTGCTTCGACGAGAACACACCCATACGGTCACTGGATTATGGGCCCAAAAAGAGAAGATtaagctaattaattaattactttaacatggatttttttagttaaaattaatttgtagattcatatatgcattgtgtgagttgttgtggtgtgtgcatgtacgtttccAAGCAGTTAAGGAAAACGAAACCTACGGGCCTTCCTGCAAATAAAAAGAACTTAAAAAAGACAGGACCGTCGCCTATGGGACCTCACAATGCCACAAGAGCTAATGGTGTTAAAGAAGATCTTGTTGGTGATGCTGCCAAAATTAACTTGCATTCTCTTTCTGCGATCATCGGAAATGTCAATGGTGTCTCTGAAGGCGAATGGGTGTCTCAGATTGCCCTTGCCGCGAAGCAAAGACTTGGAAGGATGCCAAGAGGTGGTTGGAACCTTGTCCTGGAGAAGTTCAATGAGAAGTACTCGGCAAAGTGCTCTAGTTTATGCCAACTAAAGAGCATGGCTAGACGGAATAACAATGTGCAAGGGAGATGCGACTCTTCCAGAGTGCAAGATGATGTGGACGTAGAAATTTCCAGTTTCAGAAATTGCCTAGAGGAACTCAAATTCCAATTGGGAAAGTTCAGTCTATTCAGAGAGACTCTCGAAAGCCAACTCCAAAGGTGCATCGAAGGATGGTAAAAACTGATATCCTGGCTGGATTAAATTCTGCAATTTATCATATTACAAAAGATGATCCGCCCcaagatattaatcaaattaccgATATTCTATATGCTGCACAGTGTGCTTATTTGGCCTTAACTACGAGAGCCAGACCACAGAGCACATGGTTGGAAAACACGGAAAGAAAAATCTCTAAATTGGCAGATGAAATTGACACAGTTCGTTCCTTCTCCAAACAAACCTTGCCTCAGGCAGAAAAGCAAAAGGCAATGGATGTTCTCTGCCGCTACGGATATAAGAAGTCTAAGAAGGGGGAGCTAACCAGAATTGAGACTCTATTGAATGATCTAATTAGaatcaaaaagaaacagatatctaTCCATTCCTCGAGGAAAAATTTCCGGAAAGACCGCAGAAGATTTTATCGAAACTTATCTTCGAGCAACGAAGCCACCCTGTATGGGTTTGGTGATGGTGAGTGCTTATCATTTTGGGAAGATGTCTGGAGCAAGAAAAATATGGGGCCCGTAGTTTATGATTTTGTGGGTGTGAGGTGTACTGGCGGTGAAACCATGCGACCTCAATTCACAAGTGATTTTATTATGGATATGCTCAAATATGCACCTGACTGGAAGGCATGCGGATGCGACGGAACGTATAACTTTTTCTTAAAGAAGATGGATTCTTTGCATGGGTTTCTGTGTAAAGAGATAGTCCGAATAATTAATGGAGAGTACACGCCTGATAGCTGGTTTTACACTGGCGTAACTTACTTGATCCCTAAAAAAAGTGAGTGTGAGACCCCGAAGGACTTACGCCCTATAACGTGTATGCCAACTTTGTATAAACTTGTCACCAAATGTGTTAATGCCAAACTGGCCGATTTCATCGAGGCATTTGGCTTAATCTCAGATAATCAGCTTGGGACGAGGAAGCAATGTCAAGGCGCCAAAGAGCAAGCCCTTATTAACCAATGCTTAAATAAGGAGTATGGAAATGGCCTCTATTCTGCTTGGGTCGATGTGAAGAAGGCATTTGACTCAGTTGATCACGAGTTCTTGTTCCACGTATTGGATTGCTCTGGAATACCACATTGGATTGTCAACTTTGTAAAGAACATAGTCAAGAAGTGGACAGTAAACTTACATATCGATGGGAAAAGAATTGGGAAAGTAAAGTTAAGCCGGGGAATACTCCAAGGAGATTCATTGTCCCCGCTGCTATTCGTTATGGCGATGGATCCCCTAAGCAGGATGCTTAACTCCATGTTTCCCAAACTCGAAATTAGTCGGGAAGATCCCAATATGTTGACATACTCCaccaatcatttcttctttattgaCGATCTGAAAATAGTTGCCCTCAAAGAAGATGTGTTAGTCAAAATGATGGAGGCTGTTAATGGATTTTTTGAAAGTGTCGGCCTAGAGATGAATTCCGAAAAATCAGCATCTAATGTGGAATCTTTATCATGCTGTAAGACTGTCGATGGAATCAACGGATATCGCTACTTGGGTGTACTTGAAGATGGCGGAAGTAATGTTCTCAAGAATAAAGTTATGGACTCTATATTGAAGAATGTCAAGAAGAGGATAACTATGTTGTCAAAAACAAACCTGAATGCTGTAAATTTGTTTCGTGGAATCGATGAATATGCATTAtccctatataattattatattgggctAATCAATATTGAACCTTACGAATTTGATGAGATTGACCAACAAATACGCCGATTACTTACGACTCTCAAGTTACACCTCCAGCCTGCAAATAAGGAGAGGTTGTATTTGGACCGCAAGACCCTTGGAAGAGGACTTTCAAAAGCGAATTAATGCTCTTCCAGTTTCTTAAAAGTTTGGAAAAACAGTCGACTACCTGTCTGCGGAGGTCGGGTATTCTGCGagtaataaatggaaaaaaatggcacTTAGCCACAATCGCAGAATTTCTTGTCTCCAAATATGCAGCTGTCGGCAGGGAAAATCTGACCATTGAGTTACTGAAGGACGCACAAAGGAAACTCTTGCTTAACCGAATTAACAGTAAATCACTACACTCGGTGATGTTCAAATGTATGGAGGAATCAGATGTCGACATATCTACTTCTTCGCAATGGCTATCGAAAGGGAACAATGGTCCACGAAGCGAAGCATTGTACTGTCTTTTGCAAGATAGGAATTTGTTCTTTGCATACACGGGATCACTATGCGTCCACTGCAAAAAAAGCAGGCAGACTGTTGACCATCTAGCCACGCGGTGTGGTAGGATGCTAAACAGTGATTATCTCCGAAGACACAACGAAGTGGTAAAGTGTATTCATCTCCACTTGTGTCGAATGTATGGAATAAAACGAAGCAGGAAATTGAAAGGACATTCAGTCGTGTCAACAATGTCGACCCAAAATGTCGAAATCAGAGTTGACACTtcaattatgactgaaacaaaggttcaattcaataaacctgatatcttcgtttatgacaagaggaaaagagaaattcatttaatcgaagtgggagttacctcgcaagaccgtttaaagcaagttgaagtggagaaatttcacaaatatgacctgcttgcaaacgaactgtcggttctctatgaagcaaaagtgaagattattccaattgtcttgacatgggatggagttgtctcaaagttctttaaaagtcatatggacaaattatccattgaagaaggaacgaggacatacatccagtcggttgtgctgaagaggactctagagagtatgcttattgaacacagacatgggatgaaggtagacaacgaggagtacgcctctgccgccaatcaacttgcggagctggcatttcgtgaggacactcagttgaacaattactttgacgcagaaatggaaaatgatgagaattttgttgcaaactcttcttccaagcgaagaagagaaatcactgacgatctggattcttaaataatttaagatagaatttacataattaatttttattaaacattggatgcattgtgtgttatatttttgaatttgtcttgaggaattaattcgtaaaaattaataaaggacgcatttttgaacaatgccgccagttctatatcatgttgtaaattaatgagttcaagttgaaactttgcaggcgcatccttaatttccacgctgaatggagttgcgaatattttcattaaaggaaggaattctttaaaattctaaaaattaaatttatataaatgtatcccaaaacgtgcttcaaattgagTAATGAAATCgccaattatggatatgtttaaccttaagaatgaataattaaatttaaacattattaaaaaatttaaagagttagttactctagaggggctgcaaaaaaaatcctgggggTCACATGCGTTTGAGAACAGGACAGTCCTGCGTTGTGGACGAGGGCGGATAT
This genomic interval from Octopus sinensis unplaced genomic scaffold, ASM634580v1 Contig09189, whole genome shotgun sequence contains the following:
- the LOC115228025 gene encoding uncharacterized protein LOC115228025 is translated as MEILNGINAAIREYIDSLPIVDINVITDIIYAGQCTYENLTKRDSIKSNWEDNMKGKLTKLKEQLEQIRMASQMKGKNQFDEDTRNTFCAYGFKKSKKGEFERVISVVCDQIKIIEKKLRIYESRKGFRKANWCFELNRRRFYRNISGDNKKGMINFDEDECLSFWTSILDKVERREKNFLGSKKVTGSENSYANFTEEAIIDTIKMLPNWKASGCDGVYNFFIKNFTSIHEHPCAEIQKIINDEYLPEEWFYTGVTYLIPKVDVCNSPKDLRLITCMLNLYKLLTKCVNRKLSEYVDSYDLITENQLGTRRMCQGAKEQAIVIQCLNQKNGNNLCSTWIDVKKAFDSVDHEFLGQVLQNSGLPFWIIRFINNLITKWKIRLNLNNNTLGEIKIKRGILQGDSLSPQIFGLLMDPLSRLLNGKFPKITMGTPGNGEPTYANNHLLFIDDIKLFSHHSDSMVMMMEEVDLFFDAAGLERNFEKSATNVKLLSGKARFLDGLDGYQYLGVLEDKNSNVLKEEIMNKINKEVSTSIENLTKTDLNSVNLFKGINEYALSLYNYYIGLTDVEPGEFEQIDKNIRRILMDRRIHFQHTNKERLYLPRNKFGRGLESVSNKAERMLLQFYNDLEHKTNYCLRREGILRVINSKKTHMATIVEFISRKYNIEIAKDLTMSTLMKIQHEYLLKEIEKKQIHSILFKCLKDTEVNVCESSGWLVNGNHSPMTEGRLCLLQDRNMFFDNGENKCTHCNSARKTVDHLATMCGRMLNSSYLRRHNEVVRCIHLHLCRKYGIRKTKRLKTHSVQSVVSNEFVEIRVDTTISTDTAVANNKPDIFVHDKVRNTITLIEVGVTSQNCLKQVEVEKFHKYDLLANELEAIHHAKVKVIIPVIMTWDGIVSRFFKGHLDVLKLEERVRAYIQTVVLRKTLESMQAEERHGISIPSEEKAETECQPRAASECGVCFDENTPIRSLDYGPKKRRLS